In Triticum aestivum cultivar Chinese Spring chromosome 5B, IWGSC CS RefSeq v2.1, whole genome shotgun sequence, the following proteins share a genomic window:
- the LOC123114767 gene encoding ubiquitin-conjugating enzyme E2 variant 1D-like, protein MDDADDIYMRSWTGTIIGPHNTVHEGRIYQLKLFCDKDYPEKAPSVRFHSRINMACVNHETGAVDPKKFSVLANWQREYTMEHVLTQLKKDALEYKYPGPSICLGADRI, encoded by the exons ATGGATGATGCTGATGACATATACATGCGGTCATGGACTGGCACCATTATTGGTCCTCACAAT ACTGTCCATGAGGGTCGCATCTACCAGCTGAAGCTGTTCTGTGACAAGGACTACCCCGAGAAGGCACCATCTGTTAGATTTCATTCAAGAATCAACATGGCTTGTGTTAATCACGAGACCGGGgcg GTTGACCCGAAGAAGTTCAGTGTGCTGGCGAACTGGCAGCGAGAGTACACTATGGAACATGTCTTGACCCAGCTGAAGAAAGATGCCCTGGAATATAAATATCCAGGGCCTTCAATATGCCTTGGTGCCGAtcggatatga
- the LOC123111648 gene encoding translation initiation factor IF-2-like — protein sequence MAAKVLQLRSSDGKVLVAPAWDYRPTAAQALPLEMRVPSRVLERVLQYWTKHSLAKATGESRESLARWDADFQRRLEEDGLAKEAAAAAQELRRYGVDHGGRPHRHAATAASDVAARAKAARADPVRAWCPFVHHLKGVNQGERSPAPAMPGSFDASDIASAARPGPATTLPAAAGADPVDVRCAIRARGRQMAEDEESACHHRKRPASKAPLCLPATAVAPVKKVSRLVASKARSFVGSTPLPVIAAAPSVKKATPASTLRARRGMGELSCKIPKQNRVNAAAPRKQPWVRPVVLRPC from the coding sequence ATGGCGGCGAAGGTGCTCCAGCTCCGTAGCTCCGACGGCAAGGTGCTCGTCGCTCCGGCGTGGGACTATCGCCCGACCGCCGCCCAAGCCCTCCCGCTGGAGATGCGGGTGCCCTCGCGCGTCCTCGAGAGGGTGCTCCAGTACTGGACCAAGCACAGCCTGGCCAAGGCCACCGGTGAGTCTCGGGAGTCCCTCGCCCGCTGGGACGCCGACTTCCAGCGTCGTCTCGAGGAAGACGGCCTCGCCAAGGAGGCTGCTGCAGCCGCCCAAGAACTCCGCCGCTACGGCGTCGACCATGGAGGGCGTCCCCATCGCCACGCCGCCACGGCCGCATCTGATGTCGCTGCTCGTGCCAAGGCGGCCCGTGCTGATCCCGTCCGTGCCTGGTGCCCATTTGTTCACCACCTCAAGGGTGTCAACCAAGGAGAACGCAGCCCTGCGCCGGCAATGCCCGGCTCCTTCGATGCCTCTGATATTGCCTCCGCGGCGCGCCCTGGGCCTGCCACCACCTTGCCGGCTGCTGCTGGTGCTGACCCTGTGGATGTCCGGTGCGCCATCCGTGCCCGTGGACGCCAGATGGCTGAAGACGAGGAGTCCGCTTGCCACCACCGCAAGCGCCCGGCTTCCAAGGCTCCACTCTGCCTGCCTGCCACTGCTGTTGCGCCCGTGAAGAAGGTCTCTCGTCTCGTCGCTTCCAAGGCCCGCTCTTTCGTGGGCTCTACACCATTGCCTGTCATTGCTGCTGCGCCCAGTGTGAAGAAGGCGACTCCAGCTTCAACTCTGCGCGCAAGAAGGGGGATGGGGGAGCTCAGCTGCAAGATTCCGAAGCAAAACCGTGTCAACGCTGCAGCACCAAGGAAGCAACCTTGGGTGCGTCCAGTGGTATTACGCCCTTGCTAG